The following coding sequences lie in one Cloeon dipterum chromosome 1, ieCloDipt1.1, whole genome shotgun sequence genomic window:
- the LOC135940753 gene encoding trypsin alpha-like: protein MKMPAWSILVVLLISHFNVFAIPERPKLESRILGGSSATISQVPYQLSLRDNGSHFCGAAILNSEYALTAAHCIDPSIELSRVQVVSGATFLNAGGSVSAIQSVEVHPNYNRKTMDYDIAVIKVRQPFTMSASVAPIALPRAGLVASPGADAVISGWGVSTAGEDEDIPNELQRAKISISNFRRCKLQYLFRARVRITERMICAGTSNTISSCPGDSGGALVVNNVEVGITSFGPGPCGSSQLPGVYTNVADPELRQWISSKTNGL from the exons ATGAAGATGCCGGCCTGGTCCATTTTGGTTGTGCTGCTGATATcgcattttaatgtttttgccATTCCTGAAAGACCCAAATTAG AAAGTCGAATCCTTGGTGGATCATCGGCGACAATTTCACAAGTGCCTTACcag CTTTCTCTGCGTGATAATGGATCCCACTTTTGCGGAGCCGCGATTTTAAACTCCGAATACGCGCTCACAGCGGCGCACTGCATTGACCC ATCAATTGAGCTCAGCAGAGTACAGGTGGTGTCTGGCGCTACGTTTCTGAATGCTGGCGGCTCTGTTAGCGCAATTCAGTCCGTCGAGGTTCACCCAAACTACAACCGGAAAACGATGGACTATGATATCGCCGTTATTAAA GTTCGACAGCCATTCACGATGAGTGCAAGCGTTGCACCGATTGCCTTACCAAGGGCTGGACTTGTAGCGTCACCTGGCGCCGATGCTGTCATTTCTGGATGGGGAGTTTCCACT gctgGTGAGGATGAAGACATCCCTAATGAACTTCAACGTGCGAAAATCTCAATCTCGAACTTCAGGCGGTGCAAATTACAATACCTGTTCCGGGCCAGAGTACGGATCACAGAGAGGATGATTTGCGCAGGAACCAGCAATACAATTAGCTCATGCCCc GGAGACTCTGGTGGGGCTCTCGTTGTGAATAATGTTGAAGTGGGAATCACCTCGTTCGGCCCTGGACCTTGTGGATCGAGCCAGTTGCCAGGAGTTTACACAAATGTCGCTGACCCTGAGCTGAGACAATGGATTTCTTCAAAAACTAATGGTCTTTGA
- the LOC135940761 gene encoding uncharacterized protein LOC135940761 — MGRCSNRLGGFTPTAILFLISAMVIGLGADTDAGTFFLKATKNVPRIGRRSGGGEGTWFIKSGGKNVPMMGRRSDSTWASKDGSLPWSSSRQELIPNRIARIGPSSLATLWNSPMRSQIPNTRTRNVYEAESTPDSSEENGLMGPRYDLFDNSQADSSSEEIEFSTAQMVAPPPSQQYQRLPQEGGYRPRREGQPEK, encoded by the exons ATGGGCAGATGCAGCAACAGGCTCGGCGGATTCACGCCAA ccgcaattttgtttttgatctCGGCCATGGTCATCGGACTCGGAGCTGACACGGACGCAGGGACGTTCTTCTTGAAAGCGACCAAAAACGTGCCCAGGATTGGACggcgcagcggcggcggtgagGGGACATGGTTCATCAAATCAGGAGGAAAAAATGTGCCCATGATGGGAAGAAGAAGCGACAGCACTTGG GCTTCAAAAGACGGTTCCCTGCCCTGGTCAAGCAGTAGACAGGAATTAATCCCCAATAGGATTGCACGCATTGGACCGTCCAGTCTGGCTACCCTGTGGAACTCCCCTATGCGCAGCCAAATCCCTAACACTCGCACTCGCAACGTCTATG AAGCCGAAAGCACCCCGGATTCATCAGAGGAGAACGGACTGATGGGGCCGCGTTACGATCTTTTCGACAACTCGCAGGCTGACTCTTCGTCTGAGGAAATTGAATTCTCCACTGCCCAGATGGTGGCGCCGCCGCCCTCGCAGCAGTATCAGCGACTGCCGCAGGAGGGTGGATACCGCCCCCGCCGAGAGGGCCAGCCAGAAAAGTGA
- the LOC135947685 gene encoding beta-1,3-galactosyltransferase 5-like — MDSSGVSGWMHHLVVDASVKYCNCYASRPFYRLVSVACFALCVLFFVLSAQQPSVSRRTHQLHDAGRRTLSLSEPGGPRVDAFDLTVKPFGFNIVRQPTHKSSFKSCEKTDLLIFVCSSVDHVDRRTAIRETWASAEALAPLNAAVVFAVGSVVGDQEALHQEAEQFGDILQGNFKDTYMNLTLKSTMALKYVAGACGRGTKPPRFVMKTDDDIFVNVPFMLSALKKNLAGAKRMITGCIKQRSAPRGVSADGRTAPSILPDFVAGAGYVLTGRLAAELYAAASKVVKPMKIEDFFVTAQCAKLVPGAYPPKHDPRFTCGGIVKDDCKLVSMFTAHKITSHRQSAIWDKFTSDPNPCMDF; from the exons ATGGACAGCAGCGGCGTGTCCGGCTGGATGCACCACCTGGTGGTGGACGCGTCCGTCAAGTACTGCAACTGCTACGCCAGCAGGCCCTTCTACCGGCTCGTCAGTGTCGCGTGTTTCGCCCTGTGCGTGCTCTTCTTCGTGCTTTCCGCACAGCAGCCGTCCGTCAGCAGACGGACGCACCAGCTGCACGACGCCGGCAGACGCACCCTCTCCCTGAGCGAGCCCGGCGGGCCCAGGGTGGACGCGTTCGACCTGACGGTGAAGCCCTTTGGATTCAACATCGTGCGGCAGCCCACGCACAAGAGTTCCTTTAA ATCATGCGAGAAGACCGATCTGCTGATTTTCGTGTGCTCCTCGGTGGACCACGTGGACAGACGGACGGCCATCCGCGAGACGTGGGCCTCGGCGGAGGCGTTGGCTCCGCTCAACGCGGCTGTCGTGTTCGCCGTGGGCTCAGTCGTCGGCGATCAGGAAGCCCTGCACCAAGAGGCTGAGCAGTTCGGGGACATTCTGCAGGGCAACTTCAAGGACACCTACATGAATCTGACCCTGAAGTCAACCATGGCGCTCAAGTACGTGGCCGGAGCTTGTGGACGCGGCACCAAACCGCCCCGCTTCGTCATGAAGACTGACGATGATATTTTCGTCAACGTGCCCTTCATGTTGTCGGCACTCAAGAAGAACTTGGCTGGCGCCAAGAGAATGATAACAG gCTGCATAAAACAACGCTCAGCGCCAAGGGGAGTGAGTGCGGACGGTAGGACGGCGCCGTCTATTTTACCGGACTTCGTCGCCGGGGCTGGCTACGTGTTGACTGGCCGTCTGGCCGCCGAGCTGTACGCGGCGGCCAGCAAGGTGGTCAAGCCGATGAAGATTGAGGACTTTTTTGTAACTGCCCAATGTGCCAAACTAGTGCCCGGTGCTTACCCGCCAAAACACGACCCTCGCTTCACCTGCGGAGGAATCGTCAAGGACGACTGTAAACTCGTTTCCAT gTTCACTGCACACAAGATAACTTCACATAGACAGTCAGCCATTTGGGACAAGTTTACTAGTGATCCAAATCCCTGCATGGATTTTTGA
- the LOC135947683 gene encoding metal cation symporter ZIP8-like, whose translation MLVPITLLLLATSSIAQLTDLQPPRCDGDTCYREVRCESVSGFASSRGRSDETTTVSGVLSNSSSLTKSISEKDSSLNYTSSSAAADELVSTPLAPTEDASRRKRSPEAERCFVVFQKNGTDDENHDENENKPERLVNWQVWLYGFLSVGFISLSGIFGIIFVPLMKKKLFVMVMRYLVGLGIGALSSTAIFQLIPECFQIMETDYLAASVVIWITIWVFFVFECFCKILLSGNGGHHGHSHSRNKELGGEKGGRPIYKGRADIPAEVDNFLPKSFNNGEVNIETDHKYSEAVPMGKINKENKMAFHHRSHDYLAETDNEAPKLGVFASISSVAWMIILGDGIHNFIDGVSIGAGFTQSPLTGLSISLAIVFEEFPHELGDFAILINSGMSVKKALAFNFASACTAFLGLVLGISLESFEVNSYIFGLAGGLFLYISLSDLIPQLNLMLDEALEEKHCAKKNALLIMLQQNLGILTGMVLIYLITRYTDQLTFEN comes from the exons ATGCTCGTCCCCATCACGCTTTTACTGCTCGCGACCTCAAGCATCGCCCAGCTGACAGACCTGCAGCCCCCTCGGTGCGATGGAGACACTTGTTACCGGGAAGTGAGA TGTGAATCTGTGAGTGGATTCGCAAGCTCTAGAGGCCGGTCAGATGAGACGACCACAGTGAGCGGCGTTTTGAGCAACTCGTCCAGCTTGACAAAGTCGATTAGTGAGAAGGACTCATCACTCAATTACACCTCTTCGTCGGCGGCCGCAGACGAATTGGTGTCAACGCCCCTTGCACCCACCGAAGATGCTTCCAGACGCAAGAGGAGTCCTGAGGCTGAAAGGTGCTTCGTAGTCTTCCAGAAAAATGGGACTGACGACGAAAATCACGATGAAAACGAAAACAAACCCGAACGGCTTGTCAATTGGCAAG TTTGGCTCTATGGCTTCCTTTCCGTCGGATTCATTAGCTTATCCGGAATATTCGGCATTATATTTGTGCCCctaatgaagaaaaaattgttcgtGATGGTCATGAGATATTTAGTTGGCCTCGGCATTGGAGCGCTTAGCTCCACAGCAATATTTCAACTTATACCCGAG TGCTTTCAAATTATGGAAACGGATTACCTTGCAGCTTCGGTTGTTATTTGGATAACAATTTGGGTATTCTTCGTGTTCGAGTGCTTCtgcaaaattttgctgagtggAAACGGG GGCCACCACGGCCACAGCCACTCGAGGAACAAAGAATTGGGAGGCGAAAAAGGCGGCAGACCAATTTACAAGGGGAGAGCAGATATCCCAGCAGAAGTGGACAACTTCTTACCTAAATCCTTCAACAACGGGGAAGTGAATATCGAAACAGACCATAAATATTCTGAGGCAGTGCCCatgggaaaaatcaacaaagagAACAAG ATGGCTTTTCACCACAGGAGTCACGACTACTTGGCTGAAACTGACAATGAAGCGCCAAAGTTGGGCGTTTTCGCATCAATCTCCTCAGTCGCGTGGATGATCATCCTGGGAGACGGCATCCACAACTTCATAGACGGCGTCTCCATCGGCGCCGGATTCACTCAAAGTCCGCTCACCGGACTCAGCATTAGTCTGGCGATTGTTTTTGAGGAGTTCCCTCACGAGCTAG GTGATTTCGCTATTCTGATCAACTCGGGAATGTCAGTGAAAAAAGCGCTAGCATTCAATTTCGCCTCTGCCTGCACGGCGTTTCTTGGACTCGTCCTCGGAATTTCTCTTGAATCTTTTGAAGTCAACTCGTACATTTTCGGGCTGGCTGGCGGACTGTTTTTATACATTTCCCTTTCCgatttg ATTCCTCAGCTGAACTTGATGCTGGACGAGGCGCTGGAAGAGAAACACTGTGCCAAGAAAAACGCGCTGCTAATCATGCTCCAACAGAATCTTGGAATCCTCACTGGCATGGTGCTGATTTACTTGATAACGAGATACACTGATCAATTAACTTTTgagaactaa
- the LOC135941525 gene encoding thrombospondin type-1 domain-containing protein 7B-like has translation MTLQHNSFLALLFCVFVIGGGATSHDAAPPVKLSSSKTFAWRTENWSTCSAPSGCGDGSRDRHVWCSEPEGKRTLDYLCDPAEKPETTKACFTACRHHRDKLQWQVGPWGPCLPVFPSSTASGQIRAFSPLTEVTPVAESLAPIEEYLEVAAEPELEDKDGEALGVMQRAVACVLVSHDLQSTHRTVDDDNCFTVARKPDPVRLCGVQSPQDCITSGWSDWQGNCSDGCGILNETRTRTVLVAPSNGGKPCPELTESRLCAAVSKCQIELTEIKSRVSEYKLKVGEWRQCEAPAGVVTADVLTRAVGSGKHGKINFREQQNFTYEPQVGSQSREVTCRDLNADIVDIQLCLENHLKPVVPQKVRPCVVSQDCAVGPWSGWNKISEGCITSNNDVRPEIFKRKRSVVTIQQGHGQPCPHLVEQRVVVDPELLGKCMDKYHWLPSRWSPCVVTRGDSSVSPILPVACGGGVQLRALTCVESQSDRPVATEMCDSLNPLPTIQRCEVACPRDCEVGQWSEWSLCKSQSCSELAGEVPLQGFRERERFVKVSASNMGVECPAVREVQPCAHPACFSWKLSRWGPCELDPGLVKCGEGRKSRSVVCESIEGVVLDDYICAKQEMKPPTEEICLQPCPFDCVLSTWSEWSSCNHPCSSVRQGALRQRNRTVVAPSGPGGHPCPDPDEMLQIEACNLHSCHGYSWFALPWQKCEIQNSSSSYNSVLQKSEPYEYGEGEALCGRGVQKRDVWCMEANEKRVKDSKCMNLMKPAEMRICNAPCPQNCEVSSWTEWSHCPADCLTEEGNRKKIEPAMQVRHRVVLRIPKSGGTPCPDLEEVRTCPETTAVCKNYSWWTGEWSQCQLPSNVECGQGFRTRAIACLLNNKTRVDASECMQLGRQIPDMSEPCHMACNSPCVFSKWSHWSVCQQACGGNSVRRRALLGLSATRQVCRDTLQFPLINTRACPCSVYESKPEGEWSVCILDSNNLSEVSTNGHPLGTALCGAGRRFRARACRDKAGNLVEPSHCGDTGLEEEPCFVPCSADCIMGEWSTWGTCSAPCGPGMQKRQREILQPALNNGRPCGPRLQTKICNTLCELFRWAVGGWEDCKLRSEDQLRGCGAGEQSRSVQCMYEPLHETPVKVASSKCDPESRPANHTICHTICPGECVVSPWSDWSPCELPCRQGARRERTRAVLRAPALHATRTCPPLIESQECILNITCFTYEWTSSEWSSCLPLGGSPCGEGIQHRGVVCSRSDGRPVNDRLCSAHQKPTPSEKYCYIDCPVDCEVGEWSKWNATQCACGGTGSKMRRTRFIQTNPSETGRPCPKKLKQFKPCPLVPCFTWVRDEWSKCDLHGADCGHGVVRRNVTCRREFTVSQGDEKLLPMAISDEMCYAGYKNLPPLFSDRSFLEVALDLKKEDTCYVPCRGDCEVGEWSRWSHCHRNCKDGELGGYQTRSRAVLKPPKQNGEPCPAALWETRPCFSGPCLTYDWVVRDGKIVCERSDGEQITGSCDGKPRPCLPACTVSNSVCTPEGVCTCAPGFGARYAEGIHRHTVRTLKACVDMNHVQMSQARRALEEAEIQAHFYYPKEDDMSIWMFAMIGIGFVFIVFVALSLYIMCRTPSAYENEGVVQEKRETMTVRENPQAMLNP, from the exons ATGACTCTTCAGCACAACTCGTTCCTTGCTCTGCTGTTCTGCGTGTTCGtgatcggcggcggcgccaccTCGCACGATGCAGCGCCCCCCGTGAAACTCTCTTCCAGCAAAACCTTTGCTTGGAGAACAG AAAACTGGAGCACATGCAGCGCTCCCAGCGGATGCGGCGATGGCTCCAGAGACAGGCACGTCTGGTGCTCCGAGCCCGAGGGAAAACGCACTCTTGACTACCTTTGCGACCCTGCAGAAAAACCTGAAACCACAAAGGCGTGCTTTACAGCATGCCGACACCACAGAG ataaaCTGCAGTGGCAAGTTGGGCCGTGGGGTCCGTGCCTGCCAGTGTTTCCGTCCAGCACTGCTAGTGGTCAAATCAGGGCATTTTCACCCCTTACTGAGGTCACCCCTGTCGCTGAATCACTCGCACCTATAGAGGAGTACCTCGAGGTGGCCGCTGAACCAGA GCTCGAGGACAAAGATGGTGAGGCCCTGGGTGTAATGCAGCGGGCGGTGGCGTGCGTGTTGGTTTCGCACGACCTGCAGAGCACACACCGCACCGTGGACGACGACAACTGCTTCACCGTCGCCAGGAAGCCCGATCCCGTGAGGCTGTGTGGCGTGCAGTCTCCGCAGGACTGCATCACGTCAGGCTGGTCCGACTGGCAGGGAAATTGTTCCGACGGCTGCGGAATCTTGAACGAGACCAGGACGAGGACGGTGCTTGTCGCACCCAGCAACGGGGGAAAACCCTGCCCCGAG CTGACGGAGTCTAGACTGTGCGCCGCCGTGTCCAAATGCCAAATCGAATTGACTGAAATCAAAAGTAGAGTGAGCGAATACAAACTGAAGGTGGGCGAGTGGCGGCAGTGCGAGGCTCCGGCCGGGGTGGTCACGGCCGACGTGCTCACAAGGGCAGTTGGTAGTGGAAAGCACGGCAAAATTAACTTCAGGGAGCAGCAGAACTTCACCTACGAGCCACAAGTTGGTTCACAGTCGCGGGAAGTGACGTGCAGAGATCTCAACGCGGACATCGTGGACATCCA GTTATGTCTGGAGAACCACTTGAAGCCGGTCGTGCCGCAGAAAGTGCGGCCGTGCGTCGTGAGCCAGGATTGCGCCGTCGGCCCGTGGTCCGGCTGGAACAAGATCAGCGAAGGATGCATCACTTCCAATAATGAC GTGCGACCCGAGATTTTCAAGCGCAAACGGAGCGTTGTAACGATACAGCAGGGCCATGGCCAGCCGTGTCCGCACCTGGTCGAGCAGAGGGTGGTCGTCGACCCTGAACTTCTGGGAAAATGCATGGACAA GTACCACTGGCTGCCAAGCAGATGGAGTCCTTGCGTGGTTACCAGGGGTGATTCATCAGTGTCACCGATCTTACCTGTTGCGTGCGGCGGAGGCGTCCAACTGCGGGCGCTCACCTGCGTCGAATCGCAAAGTGACAGACCCGTCGCCACTGAGATGTGTGACTCGCTCAACCCACTACCCACTATTCAAAG atGTGAAGTTGCGTGCCCTCGGGACTGCGAGGTTGGTCAGTGGTCGGAGTGGAGCCTGTGCAAGTCCCAGAGCTGCTCTGAACTGGCGGGCGAGGTGCCGCTTCAAGGGTTCAGGGAGAGGGAGCGCTTTGTCAAAGTGTCTGCCAGCAATATGGGCGTTGAGTGCCCCGCGGTGCGCGAGGTGCAACCCTGCGCTCACCCCGCCTGCTTCTCCTGGAAACTGAGCCGTTGGGGGCCCTGCGAACTGGACCCTGGCCTCGTTAAGTGCGGCGAAGGCCGCAAGTCTCGCTCGGTAGTCTGCGAGTCGATCGAAGGA GTTGTTTTGGACGACTACATTTGCGCTAAGCAAGAGATGAAGCCGCCGACCGAGGAGATCTGCTTGCAGCCCTGTCCATTTGATTGCGTCCTGTCAACCTGGTCCGAGTGGTCAAGCTGCAATCACCCTTGCTCCTCCGTCAGACAAGGCGCCCTGAGGCAGAGGAACCGCACCGTTGTGGCACCTTCTGGGCCAG GTGGTCATCCATGCCCTGACCCTGACGAGATGCTGCAAATCGAGGCTTGCAACCTGCACAGCTGTCACGGATACAGTTGGTTCGCCCTGCCTTGGCAGAAATGCGAGATCCAAAACAGCTCCAGCTCCTACAACAGCGTTTTGCAAAAAAGTGAGCCTTACGAGTACGGAGAAGGCGAGGCGCTGTGCGGCAGAGGAGTGCAAAAGCGTGACGTGTGGTGCATGGAGGCGAACGAAAAGCGAGTTAAAGATTCAAA GTGCATGAATCTGATGAAACCGGCGGAAATGAGGATTTGCAACGCTCCCTGTCCACAGAACTGCGAGGTTTCTTCTTGGACCGAGTGGAGTCACTGTCCTGCAGATTGTTTAACCG AGGAAGGgaatcgtaaaaaaattgaaccgGCAATGCAAGTAAGACACAGGGTTGTTTTGCGAATCCCGAAATCCGGTGGCACACCCTGTCCCGACCTTGAGGAAGTGCGTACGTGCCCTGAAACTACTGCAGTTTGCAAGAACTATTCCTGGTGGACTGGAGAATGGTCGCAGTGTCAGTTGCCGTCAAACGTTGAGTGCGGTCAGGGATTCCGCACGAGAG CCATCGCGTGTCTGCTGAACAACAAAACCCGCGTCGATGCGAGCGAGTGCATGCAGCTGGGCAGACAGATTCCAGACATGAGCGAACCGTGTCACATGGCCTGCAATTCTCCCTGCGTATTTTCCAAGTGGTCTCACTGGTCCGTCTGCCAACAGGCTTGTGGGGGAAATTCCGTCCGAAGGCGAGCGTTGCTTG GTCTATCAGCGACCCGTCAAGTGTGCAGGGACACGTTGCAATTCCCACTAATTAATACAAGAGCTTGCCCATGCAGCGTATACGAATCCAAACCTGAGGGAGAGTGGTCGGTATGCATTCTAGACAGCAACAACCTGTCCGAGGTATCCACGAACGGACACCCTCTCGGCACAGCCCTCTGTGGGGCTGGGCGCAGATTCCGCGCCAGAGCTTGCAGGGACAAGGCAGGAAACCTCGTAGAACCaag TCATTGCGGTGACACTGGCTTGGAAGAGGAGCCCTGCTTCGTCCCATGCTCCGCAGACTGCATCATGGGAGAATGGAGCACTTGGGGCACCTGTAGCGCGCCTTGCGGCCCCGGCATGCAAAAACGGCAAAGAGAG ATCTTGCAACCCGCGCTGAACAACGGCAGGCCTTGCGGGCCGCGCCTCCAGACCAAAATCTGCAACACGCTTTGCGAGCTCTTCCGATGGGCCGTCGGAGGCTGGGAGGACTGCAAACTGCGCAGTGAAGACCAGTTAAGGGGCTGCGGCGCCGGCGAGCAATCTAGAAGCGTCCA GTGCATGTACGAACCGCTGCACGAAACTCCTGTAAAAGTCGCCAGCTCCAAGTGCGACCCTGAGTCTCGTCCTGCGAACCACACCATTTGCCACACCATCTGCCCTGGTGAATGTGTCGTCAGTCCCTGGAGTGACTGGTCACCCTGCGAGTTGCCGTGCAGACAAGGTGCACGACGGGAGAGGACCAGGGCCGTGTTGCGAGCACCTGCCCTCCACGCAACTCGCACCTGCCCGCCACTAATCGAG TCCCAAGAATGCATTTTAAACATCACCTGCTTCACGTACGAATGGACCAGTTCAGAGTGGTCAAGTTGCTTGCCTCTGGGTGGATCACCATGCGGCGAAGGAATTCAGCACAGGGGAGTGGTTTGCTCCAGATCCGATGGCAGGCCGGTCAACGATAG GTTATGTTCGGCTCACCAAAAACCGACGCCCTCGGAGAAGTACTGCTACATCGACTGTCCGGTGGACTGCGAGGTTGGCGAATGGAGCAAGTGGAACGCGACGCAGTGCGCCTGCGGAGGGACCGGCTCGAAGATGCGTCGCACCAGGTTCATCCAGACCAACCCAAGCGAAACCGGGAGACCTTGTCCAAAGAAGCTGAAGCAGTTCAAACCCTGCCCATTGGTGCCCTGTTTTACCTGGGTCAGGGACGAGTGGTCCAAGTGCGACCTTCAC GGCGCCGACTGTGGGCACGGTGTGGTCAGGAGAAACGTCACTTGCAGGAGGGAGTTCACAGTTTCCCAGGGAGATGAAAAACTTCTGCCGATGGCCATTAGTGACGAGATGTGCTATGCTGGGTACAAAAACTTGCCCCCGCTCTTCAGCGACAGATCTTTCCTCGAG GTCGCCCTTGACCTCAAGAAGGAAGACACATGCTACGTGCCATGCAGAGGGGATTGCGAAGTCGGAGAGTGGAGCCGCTGGAGCCACTGCCACAGAAACTGCAAAGATGGAGAGCTGG GAGGGTATCAGACTCGATCGAGAGCGGTTCTGAAGCCGCCGAAACAAAACGGTGAGCCGTGCCCGGCTGCGCTGTGGGAGACACGTCCCTGCTTTTCCGGACCTTGCCTCACCTACGACTGGGTTGTGCGCGACGGCAAAATCGTGTGCGAGCGCTCTGACGGCGAACAGATAACCG GGTCGTGCGACGGAAAGCCGCGGCCCTGCCTGCCCGCGTGCACCGTGTCCAATTCTGTGTGCACCCCGGAGGGCGTGTGCACCTGTGCGCCGGGCTTTGGGGCGCGGTACGCTGAGGGCATCCACCGCCACACCGTGCGGACACTCAAGGCCTGCGTCGACATGAATCACGTTCAAATGTCACAGGCTCGCCGGGCCCTCGAAGAAGCCGAGATCCAGGCCCACTTTTATTATCCAA AGGAAGATGACATGAGCATATGGATGTTTGCAATGATCGGCATCGGCTTCGTCTTCATTGTATTCGTTGCTCTATCACTGTACATTATGTG TCGAACGCCGTCTGCGTATGAAAACGAAGGAGTTGTCCAGGAAAAGAGGGAGACAATGACAGTAAGAGAAAATCCACAAGCAATGCTGAACCCGTGA